The following coding sequences are from one Paenibacillus sp. JDR-2 window:
- a CDS encoding AraC family transcriptional regulator, with amino-acid sequence MPTIVQPMDLGANAFSFTHRYETRNENWLMLHAHQGIELLYIHEGSGTVTLESQQYKLEDNMLFCFQPYQLHKVDVPLKEGATYIRTNLTFDARILDPYLQPYPKMQAFLRRLMYGLLRRQVFTFCEDKTLANLLSDYDKMRTLTGGEPSVEDRVLFLLSLIKHLQLHVFESGDTHASMDKNSGHVEKILDWIETHYRQTISLESLSRELHLSSYHISHLFKQQTGMTISDYVAGRRIREACALLENTDYSINEIGRMIGGFSAPYFSQLFKRHKGVTPHLYRSAIKHTYR; translated from the coding sequence ATGCCAACAATTGTTCAGCCTATGGATCTTGGTGCTAACGCTTTTTCCTTTACTCATAGATATGAAACCCGCAACGAGAATTGGCTGATGCTGCATGCGCATCAAGGGATTGAGCTGCTGTACATCCACGAAGGATCCGGCACGGTAACGCTTGAAAGCCAGCAGTATAAGCTTGAGGATAACATGTTGTTTTGTTTTCAGCCCTACCAGCTTCATAAAGTAGACGTTCCGTTAAAGGAAGGCGCTACCTATATAAGAACCAACCTGACCTTTGATGCCCGCATATTGGATCCCTACCTGCAGCCATATCCCAAAATGCAAGCTTTTCTGCGAAGATTAATGTACGGTTTGCTCAGGCGCCAGGTATTTACGTTTTGCGAAGACAAGACTTTAGCGAATTTGCTGTCGGACTATGATAAAATGCGAACTCTTACCGGAGGCGAGCCAAGCGTAGAGGATCGGGTGCTTTTTCTTCTATCCCTGATTAAGCATCTTCAACTGCATGTATTTGAATCAGGAGATACGCATGCCTCTATGGATAAAAACTCCGGCCACGTCGAGAAAATACTAGACTGGATCGAAACGCACTACCGTCAGACGATTTCACTGGAATCCCTGTCCCGGGAGCTTCATTTATCCTCATACCATATATCGCACTTATTCAAGCAGCAGACCGGAATGACCATTTCCGATTACGTGGCCGGACGCCGGATTCGCGAAGCTTGCGCGCTGCTTGAGAATACGGATTATTCCATTAACGAAATCGGTCGAATGATTGGCGGCTTTAGCGCGCCGTATTTCTCCCAGCTGTTTAAGAGGCATAAAGGGGTAACGCCCCATTTGTACCGCAGCGCTATCAAGCATACTTACCGGTAG
- a CDS encoding glycosyl hydrolase family 18 protein encodes MFKKLSAAILLLFVAQTIGTSAISMAASPVSGTMTKYRVYQNDRALREFATDKQAIAYASSFEYSHVEAITGREWVWDNLPKYKIYQGGTSSTKWEYRTYNEAMAAAKKMKGVHIRDLESPGWIYQSYPKYQLYQGDKTNASWGYTTLDAAKQEAKRWTNAHIMDLGSNSWIWDNMTDATEKKIRSGSPVYTIKVDQVPVDGTKTYAFLYDAIKAAAAIPNSTVVNEVSGLIVHSNVPTYDVQQSGKTIKSFIALQPALQYAKYFGNSEVKHNGTTWWTSVPYLSVYQGNNKLKSFFTRASAVAYAKSYSNSYVINADGRKLWSNTKSLVYLAWNGSSNSQTILNQTSKTQGLSIDSPSWFELKDSSGALTDLSDPSIVTTLKAQGIQVMPLVSNDFDKQMTTAFLANSNAQQQFISSLVTKLDTLGVFGVNIDFEEVAGTDRAGYTAFVTALTKAAHAKGLKVSIDLPRGDVSWDHLTAYDHAALAQVVDTIMIMAYDEHWSGSSTAGSVASLPWVEKGVQQFLAYGVPRSKLMLGIPFYVREWKLDGSGNLVSNRAVLMSDIPKLIADTNAVGVSDPATPGQTKYKYVKDGFTYVFWAETVSSVQARINLAIKYDLAGVAAWRLGYETPDLWTMMLRLKQG; translated from the coding sequence ATGTTCAAAAAACTATCGGCGGCAATTCTGCTCCTGTTCGTTGCCCAAACCATTGGGACATCCGCGATCAGCATGGCAGCCAGCCCGGTTTCCGGCACAATGACCAAGTATCGCGTCTATCAGAACGATCGTGCATTGCGTGAATTTGCTACCGATAAACAGGCGATTGCTTACGCGTCGAGTTTCGAGTACAGTCATGTGGAAGCGATTACGGGCCGTGAGTGGGTGTGGGACAACCTGCCCAAGTACAAAATCTATCAAGGCGGCACTTCCAGCACCAAATGGGAATACCGCACGTACAACGAGGCAATGGCCGCAGCCAAGAAGATGAAAGGCGTACATATCCGGGATCTGGAAAGCCCGGGCTGGATTTATCAATCCTATCCGAAATATCAGCTCTATCAAGGCGACAAAACAAATGCGAGTTGGGGTTATACGACCCTCGATGCAGCCAAACAGGAAGCTAAGCGCTGGACAAACGCCCATATTATGGATCTCGGCTCGAATAGCTGGATCTGGGACAACATGACGGATGCTACGGAGAAAAAAATACGGAGCGGCAGCCCGGTCTACACCATTAAAGTAGATCAGGTACCGGTGGATGGGACTAAAACGTATGCTTTTCTGTACGATGCGATAAAAGCAGCTGCAGCTATTCCAAACAGCACCGTTGTAAATGAGGTATCCGGACTAATCGTGCATTCCAATGTGCCGACTTACGATGTTCAGCAAAGCGGTAAAACGATCAAATCCTTTATCGCTCTGCAGCCTGCTTTGCAATATGCCAAATATTTCGGAAACTCCGAAGTGAAACATAACGGAACAACCTGGTGGACTAGCGTGCCTTATCTCTCGGTCTATCAGGGCAATAACAAATTGAAGTCGTTCTTTACCCGCGCATCGGCTGTCGCTTATGCGAAAAGCTATTCCAACAGCTATGTCATCAATGCAGACGGCCGCAAATTGTGGAGCAACACCAAAAGTCTTGTCTATCTGGCATGGAATGGTTCATCCAACAGCCAGACGATTCTGAATCAAACATCGAAGACGCAAGGTCTATCCATCGACTCCCCATCTTGGTTCGAGCTCAAGGATAGCAGCGGTGCATTAACGGACCTGTCGGATCCGTCGATAGTAACTACGCTGAAGGCGCAGGGCATTCAGGTGATGCCGCTTGTGTCGAACGACTTCGATAAACAGATGACAACGGCTTTCCTTGCGAACTCGAATGCTCAGCAGCAATTCATCTCGAGTCTGGTAACAAAGCTTGATACCTTGGGCGTATTCGGAGTAAACATCGACTTCGAAGAAGTTGCCGGCACGGACCGGGCTGGATACACCGCTTTTGTTACCGCTCTAACGAAAGCTGCGCATGCCAAAGGGCTGAAGGTCTCCATCGACCTGCCGCGCGGCGATGTCAGCTGGGATCATCTGACCGCCTACGATCATGCCGCGCTTGCTCAAGTGGTGGACACGATCATGATTATGGCGTATGACGAGCATTGGAGCGGAAGCTCAACGGCGGGTTCCGTAGCCAGCCTGCCATGGGTGGAAAAAGGCGTTCAACAGTTCCTCGCGTACGGCGTACCCCGCAGCAAGCTAATGTTGGGCATTCCGTTCTATGTGCGGGAATGGAAGCTTGACGGCTCCGGCAATCTCGTCAGCAACCGCGCTGTCCTGATGAGCGACATTCCGAAGCTGATCGCTGACACGAATGCCGTTGGCGTCTCCGATCCTGCTACACCTGGCCAGACCAAATACAAATACGTGAAGGACGGCTTCACCTATGTATTCTGGGCAGAGACCGTGAGCAGCGTGCAAGCACGGATTAACCTGGCGATAAAATACGACCTCGCCGGCGTTGCCGCCTGGCGACTCGGTTACGAGACGCCTGATCTCTGGACGATGATGCTTCGTTTGAAGCAAGGGTAA
- a CDS encoding beta-L-arabinofuranosidase domain-containing protein, with translation MTIKIKRKPTTPVPNLAPLRPAALMSLPLGAIRPKGWLKDQLQIQLNGFTGKLPEHWEDLNANSGWLGGSGESWERGPYYVDGLLPLAYALQDEALIDKAQAWIEWTLGSQREDGQFGPSTNDDWWSRMVMAKVLTQHQEATGDERVIPFLLNYFRYQAAHIDKRPLTDWAEARGAENVLILQWLYNRTGEAFLLELAEKTQKQTLGWTEIFSNFPYWRYQTKFDHRVHVVNVLMALKEPALRYLQTGDAKHSEAPYRGIESLMKYHGQVHGLCSGDEWLAGTSPTQGVELCAVVEYMFTLEQLVRIYGDGYFADILEKVSFNALPATISADWTSRQYVQQANQIKCTQEHRNWTENRDDANMFGLEPNFGCCTANMHQGWPKLAAHLWMATPDGGLAAISYAACEVTATVADGVEATVKVASSYPFEEGVQLSVQLSEPAVFPLKLRIPAWCKEPAVIVNGEVQELDVQAGFATIERLWHSDDNVMVLLPMNVQVDRRGNDAVSLSRGPLVYALPIAERWYKRYGSLPFADWEVFPDDNSAWNYGLLLDGANVDQAFEIKKSPMTRQPFLAQNAPVRLIGKGRRIPEWKEEQHSAGELPLSPVKSSEQVETIELVPYGSARLRIAEFPVLSE, from the coding sequence ATGACAATAAAAATCAAACGCAAACCAACAACGCCGGTTCCTAATCTGGCTCCGCTAAGACCAGCAGCCTTAATGAGCTTGCCGCTTGGCGCGATACGCCCGAAAGGCTGGCTGAAGGATCAGCTGCAAATCCAGCTGAACGGCTTTACCGGCAAGCTGCCGGAACATTGGGAGGACCTGAACGCGAACAGCGGATGGCTGGGCGGCAGCGGCGAAAGCTGGGAACGGGGACCTTATTATGTGGACGGACTGCTCCCGCTGGCTTACGCCTTGCAGGATGAAGCCTTAATCGATAAAGCGCAGGCATGGATCGAATGGACGCTTGGCAGCCAGCGCGAAGACGGGCAATTCGGACCATCCACCAATGACGACTGGTGGAGCCGCATGGTCATGGCGAAGGTGCTTACCCAGCATCAGGAAGCAACGGGCGATGAGCGGGTAATCCCGTTTCTGCTGAACTACTTCCGTTATCAAGCCGCGCATATTGACAAGCGGCCGTTAACCGACTGGGCAGAAGCGCGCGGCGCCGAGAACGTGCTCATCCTTCAGTGGCTGTATAACCGGACGGGCGAGGCTTTCTTGCTGGAGCTTGCGGAAAAGACGCAGAAGCAGACCTTAGGCTGGACCGAAATTTTCTCGAACTTTCCGTACTGGCGCTACCAGACCAAGTTTGATCACCGCGTCCATGTCGTGAACGTCCTGATGGCGCTCAAGGAACCCGCGCTCCGCTATTTGCAGACTGGCGATGCCAAGCATAGCGAAGCGCCTTACCGCGGTATTGAGAGTCTCATGAAATATCACGGACAGGTTCACGGTCTTTGCTCGGGGGATGAGTGGCTGGCAGGAACAAGCCCCACGCAAGGCGTTGAATTATGCGCGGTCGTGGAATATATGTTTACGCTGGAACAGCTCGTACGAATTTATGGCGACGGCTACTTTGCCGATATATTGGAAAAGGTGTCCTTTAACGCACTCCCTGCAACAATCTCCGCGGATTGGACGAGCCGGCAGTATGTGCAGCAAGCCAATCAGATCAAGTGCACGCAGGAGCACCGCAATTGGACGGAAAACCGCGATGACGCCAATATGTTCGGGCTGGAACCAAACTTCGGCTGCTGCACGGCCAACATGCATCAAGGCTGGCCGAAGCTTGCCGCGCATCTGTGGATGGCTACGCCTGATGGCGGTCTTGCCGCCATCTCTTACGCTGCATGCGAGGTAACGGCAACCGTGGCTGATGGCGTGGAAGCAACCGTTAAAGTCGCGTCCAGCTATCCGTTCGAAGAAGGCGTTCAACTATCGGTTCAACTGTCCGAACCCGCCGTATTTCCGCTGAAGCTCCGCATTCCTGCATGGTGCAAGGAGCCTGCGGTCATTGTGAACGGAGAGGTTCAGGAGCTGGACGTTCAAGCCGGATTCGCAACCATTGAACGGTTATGGCATTCCGACGACAACGTGATGGTGCTGCTGCCGATGAACGTGCAAGTTGACCGCCGCGGCAATGATGCCGTCAGTTTGTCGAGAGGACCTCTCGTATACGCATTGCCTATCGCCGAACGTTGGTATAAGCGCTATGGCAGCCTGCCATTTGCCGACTGGGAAGTGTTCCCGGATGATAACAGCGCATGGAATTACGGTCTGCTTCTGGATGGTGCCAATGTCGATCAGGCTTTCGAAATCAAGAAAAGTCCGATGACGCGGCAGCCGTTCCTTGCTCAGAATGCCCCGGTAAGATTAATCGGCAAAGGGCGGCGAATTCCGGAGTGGAAGGAAGAGCAGCATTCGGCGGGCGAGCTGCCGTTAAGCCCGGTCAAATCATCCGAGCAGGTGGAGACCATCGAGCTTGTGCCATATGGCAGCGCAAGGCTTCGCATTGCGGAATTCCCGGTCTTATCGGAATAA
- a CDS encoding ADP-ribosylglycohydrolase family protein, producing the protein MKVGIKTISAACAAAIAVAGIGWWTASEQSGQETRSISRDAYYDKTLAGIIGQIGGVLTGYEFVSEDPLPDEWFGWIQGPYSGNSAFIQQPQNDRLFEERGQAVIGSDDDYHIDFFNQHILDVHGPDVSYSDMKAEWLEHDVSDWGGGGAAMASMKTLDLLPPLTGLSEFNDFYWVTEAYIENDTLGMNAPGMPVTAAELTEKFANISGEYDAVLWAKLQGTMYSLAYFEPDARKALDQAAAVLPKNSWPYQVYMKVKALHEENPDDWRWAQGELRNFKRMVYGWDNIQVIPDINNALAMLAILYGNNDYTESAKIASLAGYDADCTASFVMGLMGIAKGMDGVPQEVKDAIYADGQGIYVNDPEFTPHLNANYPEEQKLTDIAALYRKNTERMIVFKGGSVEGDRYVLPAEKLHAAKVVPVPNADFEKGTLEGWTAWNGTDDPSQIYAQNNGSALSGDWMGRIDVNEEVPEGKLYVKLSGLKKGQTYRVKAYLTADDGLEARLFADEYGGPYRFASVSNRVGKYAARTLLFTADRRAAIVGLHVPAGSKGNLSATIDDLTVEHVNAEASVSVEAEAAKLTGFEAVSGSKEEASGDRYVRLPDGASGEAIFQDLEVEDAGEYVLIIHYANPSGEMPGMKLSVNGASIATAWFPQTGGSAIFSDNRMELPVALKQGKNNIALSSIGQAPLIDRIEIATAPKAVSK; encoded by the coding sequence ATGAAGGTTGGTATAAAAACGATCAGCGCCGCATGCGCGGCCGCTATTGCGGTGGCGGGCATCGGCTGGTGGACCGCATCGGAGCAGAGCGGGCAGGAGACCCGCTCCATCTCCCGCGATGCTTATTACGACAAGACGCTTGCGGGCATTATCGGGCAAATTGGCGGTGTGTTAACGGGATACGAATTCGTATCCGAAGATCCGCTTCCCGATGAATGGTTCGGCTGGATTCAAGGGCCCTATAGCGGCAACAGCGCTTTTATCCAGCAGCCCCAGAACGACAGGCTGTTCGAGGAACGAGGACAAGCGGTGATCGGGTCCGATGACGATTACCATATCGATTTTTTCAACCAGCATATTCTCGATGTCCACGGGCCGGACGTATCCTATTCGGATATGAAGGCGGAATGGCTGGAGCACGACGTGAGCGATTGGGGAGGCGGCGGAGCGGCCATGGCCAGCATGAAGACGTTGGACCTTCTCCCTCCTCTGACGGGCCTATCGGAGTTCAATGATTTCTACTGGGTGACGGAAGCGTATATCGAGAACGACACTTTGGGAATGAACGCTCCGGGCATGCCCGTGACGGCCGCGGAACTGACGGAGAAGTTCGCGAATATCTCCGGCGAGTATGACGCCGTCCTATGGGCTAAGCTGCAAGGCACGATGTATTCGCTTGCGTATTTCGAACCGGATGCCAGAAAAGCGCTGGATCAGGCTGCTGCGGTTTTGCCCAAGAACAGCTGGCCTTATCAGGTTTATATGAAAGTCAAAGCCTTGCATGAGGAGAATCCCGACGATTGGCGCTGGGCACAAGGCGAGCTGCGCAATTTCAAGCGAATGGTGTACGGCTGGGACAACATTCAGGTTATACCCGATATTAACAACGCCCTTGCCATGCTTGCCATCCTGTACGGCAACAACGATTACACGGAGTCGGCCAAGATTGCTTCGCTTGCGGGTTATGACGCCGATTGCACGGCCTCCTTCGTCATGGGCTTAATGGGGATCGCGAAAGGGATGGACGGCGTTCCTCAAGAGGTGAAGGATGCGATTTATGCGGATGGCCAGGGGATCTATGTCAATGACCCCGAATTTACGCCTCACTTAAACGCCAATTATCCGGAGGAGCAGAAGCTGACCGACATCGCGGCGCTGTATCGGAAGAATACGGAGCGGATGATTGTCTTCAAAGGCGGGAGCGTCGAGGGAGACCGGTATGTTCTTCCCGCAGAAAAGCTTCATGCCGCGAAGGTTGTTCCGGTCCCGAACGCCGATTTCGAGAAAGGCACGCTCGAAGGATGGACGGCCTGGAACGGAACGGATGATCCGTCTCAAATTTATGCGCAGAACAACGGTTCAGCCTTATCGGGGGATTGGATGGGGCGGATCGATGTCAACGAGGAAGTGCCGGAAGGCAAACTCTATGTCAAGCTGAGCGGACTGAAAAAAGGCCAGACCTACCGGGTCAAAGCCTATTTGACAGCCGATGACGGCCTTGAAGCAAGGTTGTTCGCCGATGAATACGGCGGTCCGTACCGGTTTGCATCGGTGAGCAATAGGGTAGGCAAATACGCCGCGCGCACCTTGCTGTTCACGGCGGATCGCCGGGCGGCAATCGTAGGATTGCATGTGCCGGCGGGGAGCAAAGGGAATTTGTCCGCCACCATTGACGACCTGACGGTAGAGCATGTAAACGCGGAAGCTTCCGTATCGGTTGAAGCCGAGGCAGCCAAGCTCACCGGATTCGAAGCCGTAAGCGGAAGTAAGGAAGAAGCATCCGGGGACCGGTACGTTCGTCTGCCGGACGGGGCATCCGGGGAAGCGATATTCCAGGATCTCGAGGTTGAGGACGCGGGAGAGTATGTCTTGATCATCCATTATGCGAATCCTTCCGGCGAGATGCCGGGCATGAAGCTTTCCGTTAACGGAGCGTCCATCGCTACCGCATGGTTCCCGCAGACGGGCGGATCGGCTATCTTCTCCGATAACCGGATGGAGCTTCCCGTTGCGCTGAAGCAAGGAAAGAACAACATCGCATTATCTTCAATCGGACAAGCTCCGTTGATCGATCGGATCGAGATTGCAACGGCTCCGAAAGCCGTGAGCAAATAA
- a CDS encoding glycoside hydrolase family 88 protein, protein MWKKAIEDTLQVTRANIERFGSKFPHVSENSSGQYVLIENEGWTEGFWPGILWLSYEYSGDRAYREAAVQTVNSLGKRLENNLSLDHHDIGFLYSLSSKAQWILEKDEAAKQITIDAAKVLMKRWRENMNILQAWGPKDDPINGGRIIIDCMMNLPLLHWAYLQTGDKSFREAAEQHTEMSRRFLVRGDDSSYHTFWFNPETGDSNRGGTHQGFKDGSTWTRGQAWGIYGFALAYRYLRKPEYLETAKRLAIYFADRIPEDGVVYWDFDAPQVPETKRDSSASAIAASGMLEICGFLPDNDPVYKKLMQAVNRSMEGLVSHYSTNGEKEAEGFLNRGSYSVRTNTSPDDYTIWGDYFYLEALMRLDKGIPGYWYER, encoded by the coding sequence ATGTGGAAGAAAGCCATTGAAGATACGCTGCAAGTTACTAGAGCCAATATCGAACGGTTTGGAAGCAAGTTCCCGCATGTTAGCGAAAACAGCAGCGGCCAATACGTACTTATTGAAAATGAAGGCTGGACGGAGGGCTTCTGGCCCGGAATTCTGTGGCTGAGCTATGAGTATTCCGGAGACCGGGCTTACCGGGAAGCAGCCGTACAGACGGTTAATAGTCTTGGTAAGCGGCTCGAGAACAACCTGAGTCTGGATCATCACGACATCGGCTTCTTGTATTCCTTGTCCTCGAAGGCTCAATGGATTTTAGAGAAAGACGAAGCTGCCAAGCAAATAACGATAGATGCCGCCAAAGTACTGATGAAGCGCTGGCGCGAAAATATGAATATTTTGCAGGCCTGGGGACCAAAGGATGATCCTATTAACGGCGGCCGTATTATAATTGACTGTATGATGAACCTGCCGCTGCTGCACTGGGCTTATCTGCAGACCGGGGACAAGTCGTTCAGAGAGGCCGCGGAGCAGCATACGGAGATGAGCCGCCGCTTCCTTGTACGCGGAGACGATTCCTCTTACCATACCTTCTGGTTTAATCCCGAGACCGGCGATTCCAACCGGGGAGGAACCCATCAAGGCTTTAAAGACGGTTCGACCTGGACGCGCGGGCAGGCGTGGGGGATCTACGGCTTTGCGTTAGCTTATCGTTATTTGCGTAAGCCGGAGTATCTGGAGACGGCCAAGCGGCTTGCCATCTATTTTGCAGATCGTATTCCGGAAGATGGCGTAGTGTATTGGGACTTTGACGCGCCTCAAGTGCCTGAGACCAAAAGAGACAGCTCAGCTTCGGCTATCGCGGCATCCGGCATGCTGGAGATTTGCGGCTTCCTGCCCGACAATGATCCCGTGTACAAAAAGCTGATGCAAGCGGTAAACCGCTCCATGGAAGGACTCGTCAGCCATTACTCGACGAATGGAGAGAAAGAAGCGGAAGGCTTCTTGAACCGCGGTTCATATTCCGTACGCACAAATACATCGCCGGACGATTATACGATTTGGGGCGATTATTTCTACCTCGAAGCGCTGATGCGCCTTGATAAAGGCATCCCGGGTTACTGGTACGAACGTTAG
- a CDS encoding DUF6259 domain-containing protein translates to MQDVSFELKHPTFQFYGHTFTLYIHTFENAYGLDADRCRVTRDENSMTITADGLTWANGQEKAEGSAVIHVYKSTDGQSVRFRVQASAGSKKLRSVKLLLEGIADGEVINLRETPSKAIEGSGLLLHYPEGWRNLYTPLVVMKTSEDRLFYYRSLDSTVRDKRFAFLRTAKGLTAELIFEEDAVRMQNEVVVPEWEIGECPSLEAISALHHRETEKHYDLEPWETRQDVPAWAREISLVAAIHMQHWNGYIFNDYKKTGDTLEWLAERMDPKRILAYLPGWEGRYYWQYGDFRPDPRMGGEAGFEELMSRAKKLGIRVMPMFGMNVVNPGLENFEQWGAPSRAHTAGGFPITGSVDWDGSRHYDHASNAFLNPGAPGWQNRLAGQIGKLMDRYGFDGVFLDISAAWMNDPYYHYYEGFIELCRKIRENRPDCLIAGEGWYDAAGLGTPLMQSGHTDGVMHWHDEPYAPLFETYNRSFGHLCLGAPGKGSTGVHEHGYNPDYRRAPIRKAIIPTVTIVDDTLETAADEVESIIADAKSYADQFLTITK, encoded by the coding sequence ATGCAAGACGTCAGCTTCGAACTTAAACATCCAACATTCCAGTTTTACGGACATACCTTTACGCTTTATATCCACACCTTCGAGAACGCGTACGGGCTGGACGCCGACCGCTGCCGCGTGACCCGCGACGAGAATTCCATGACGATTACGGCAGATGGCCTCACTTGGGCAAACGGTCAGGAAAAAGCGGAAGGCAGCGCGGTTATTCACGTCTATAAATCTACCGATGGCCAAAGCGTCCGCTTTCGTGTGCAAGCCAGCGCCGGCAGCAAGAAGCTCCGCAGCGTGAAGCTTCTGCTGGAAGGAATCGCGGACGGCGAGGTTATTAATCTCCGCGAAACGCCTTCCAAAGCCATTGAAGGCTCCGGCCTGCTGCTCCATTATCCGGAAGGCTGGCGCAACTTATATACGCCGCTTGTTGTCATGAAGACATCGGAGGACCGCTTGTTCTATTACCGCTCGCTTGACTCCACCGTTCGCGACAAACGGTTTGCTTTCCTACGAACAGCCAAGGGACTGACGGCAGAGTTAATCTTCGAGGAAGACGCGGTACGGATGCAAAACGAGGTCGTTGTCCCGGAATGGGAAATCGGAGAGTGCCCGTCCTTGGAAGCGATCAGCGCTTTGCATCACCGGGAAACGGAGAAGCATTATGATCTGGAGCCATGGGAGACCAGACAAGACGTGCCCGCATGGGCGCGCGAGATTTCGCTGGTAGCCGCGATTCATATGCAGCATTGGAACGGGTATATCTTCAATGACTACAAGAAAACCGGGGATACGCTGGAATGGCTTGCCGAGCGTATGGATCCCAAACGGATTCTCGCTTATTTGCCAGGGTGGGAAGGCCGTTATTACTGGCAATACGGCGATTTCCGCCCCGATCCGCGTATGGGCGGCGAAGCGGGTTTTGAGGAACTGATGAGCAGAGCCAAGAAGCTTGGCATCCGCGTCATGCCGATGTTCGGGATGAACGTCGTGAATCCGGGTCTCGAGAATTTCGAGCAATGGGGAGCTCCATCCCGCGCGCATACGGCTGGCGGATTCCCGATTACGGGTTCGGTTGACTGGGACGGATCGAGGCATTACGACCATGCTTCCAATGCGTTTCTTAATCCCGGAGCGCCGGGATGGCAGAACCGCCTTGCCGGACAAATCGGCAAGCTGATGGATCGTTACGGCTTTGACGGCGTCTTCCTCGACATATCGGCGGCTTGGATGAATGACCCTTATTACCACTATTATGAAGGCTTCATAGAGCTTTGCCGCAAGATTCGCGAGAACCGGCCGGATTGCCTTATCGCGGGCGAAGGCTGGTACGACGCAGCCGGACTTGGCACGCCGCTTATGCAGTCCGGCCATACGGACGGAGTCATGCATTGGCATGACGAGCCTTATGCTCCATTATTCGAAACGTACAACCGCAGCTTTGGCCATTTATGTCTTGGCGCACCGGGCAAAGGCTCTACCGGCGTGCATGAACATGGATATAATCCGGATTACAGACGCGCGCCAATTCGCAAAGCCATCATTCCGACCGTTACCATAGTGGACGATACGCTGGAGACGGCAGCCGATGAGGTTGAATCCATTATTGCTGACGCCAAAAGCTATGCAGACCAATTCCTGACGATTACGAAATAG
- a CDS encoding DUF2264 domain-containing protein — protein MAEVKKDREQWIEWMLRIGRPVLEALAERKLKERMPVQAITDDRNEYTYLEAVGRLLTGMAPWFELTGLSGEEEEHRSGMAQLARAAIDAATDPTSPDYMNFASGYQPVVDTAFLSHALVRAPQELLSKLDDRVKQNVVSCLKATRSRKPFYNNWLLFAAMTETALYLLGEEWDAMRIDYALKKHQEWYLGDGVYGDGPEFHGDYYNGFVIQPMLVDILRTVGPEMPEWEQLTTVVIRRAARHAAQQERLISPEGTFPPIGRSLAYRFGAFQLLSQAVLQGWLPEDIAPNQVRCALTAVIRRMIEMPGTFDEEGWLRIGFCGDQEEIGEGYISTGSLYLCSAVFLPLGLQPDHPFWLGEADWTSKKAWSGQPFPIDKALK, from the coding sequence ATGGCTGAAGTTAAGAAGGATCGGGAGCAGTGGATAGAGTGGATGCTTCGAATCGGAAGACCGGTACTGGAGGCTTTAGCAGAACGCAAGCTGAAGGAAAGGATGCCGGTTCAAGCGATAACAGATGACCGCAACGAATATACATACCTGGAGGCCGTGGGGCGCTTGCTTACGGGAATGGCTCCCTGGTTCGAACTGACTGGATTATCGGGCGAAGAGGAGGAGCATCGAAGCGGGATGGCGCAATTGGCAAGAGCAGCTATCGATGCGGCAACGGATCCAACTTCGCCGGACTATATGAACTTCGCCAGCGGCTATCAGCCGGTTGTGGATACCGCCTTTTTGTCCCATGCCCTTGTCCGGGCACCGCAAGAACTGCTGAGTAAGCTTGATGACCGAGTAAAGCAAAATGTAGTCAGCTGCTTGAAGGCGACCAGGTCAAGAAAACCGTTCTATAATAATTGGCTGTTATTCGCAGCCATGACCGAAACGGCATTGTACTTGCTCGGCGAGGAATGGGATGCGATGCGTATCGATTATGCCCTCAAGAAGCATCAGGAATGGTATTTGGGCGATGGAGTATATGGGGATGGACCGGAATTTCATGGGGACTATTACAACGGATTCGTCATTCAACCGATGCTGGTCGATATTCTTCGGACGGTAGGACCGGAAATGCCGGAATGGGAGCAATTAACGACTGTTGTCATCCGCCGGGCGGCCCGCCATGCGGCGCAGCAGGAGCGCTTGATCTCTCCGGAAGGCACTTTCCCGCCGATCGGGCGCTCGCTAGCTTACCGGTTTGGTGCATTCCAACTGTTGTCGCAGGCCGTGCTTCAAGGCTGGCTTCCGGAAGACATCGCACCTAACCAGGTTAGGTGTGCGCTGACGGCGGTTATCCGCCGAATGATTGAGATGCCTGGAACCTTTGATGAGGAAGGCTGGCTGCGGATCGGATTCTGTGGCGACCAAGAGGAGATTGGCGAAGGGTACATTTCGACAGGCAGCTTGTATTTATGCTCCGCCGTATTCCTGCCCCTTGGCTTGCAGCCGGATCACCCGTTCTGGCTAGGTGAAGCGGACTGGACTTCCAAGAAAGCATGGTCCGGACAGCCGTTTCCCATAGATAAGGCACTTAAATAA